A window of the Microbulbifer aggregans genome harbors these coding sequences:
- a CDS encoding SPOR domain-containing protein produces MSRRNASRHSNNGSKPAWVWFVLGNFTGGFAVFILFLNGLQGDAPAVTQEKPRAVQSQPAEQESKPRFDFYTLLQENEVAVPPPKTAQPVRRRTEPGDSEPTESTAPTPVPVEPALVYILQAASFRDAAEAERLRAQLTLANLDVSVETATDSRGTWHRVLVGPYQSRSRVAKAREILAEHQLMPLVLKRPTSR; encoded by the coding sequence ATGAGTCGCCGCAATGCCAGCCGCCACAGCAATAATGGAAGCAAGCCCGCCTGGGTATGGTTTGTGCTGGGGAATTTCACCGGTGGCTTCGCGGTGTTTATCCTGTTCCTGAATGGCCTGCAGGGGGATGCTCCGGCGGTGACACAAGAGAAACCGCGCGCGGTGCAGAGTCAGCCGGCCGAGCAGGAATCCAAGCCGCGCTTCGATTTCTATACCCTGCTGCAGGAGAACGAGGTGGCGGTGCCTCCACCCAAGACCGCCCAGCCAGTGCGTCGCCGTACTGAGCCCGGGGATTCTGAGCCGACAGAATCCACTGCGCCGACACCGGTGCCGGTGGAGCCGGCGCTGGTCTATATCCTCCAGGCGGCCTCTTTTCGCGATGCCGCCGAGGCAGAGCGTCTGCGTGCACAGCTGACCCTCGCCAACCTGGATGTCAGCGTCGAGACCGCCACCGACAGCCGCGGTACCTGGCATCGGGTTCTGGTGGGTCCCTATCAGAGCCGCTCGCGAGTGGCCAAGGCGCGTGAGATCCTCGCGGAGCACCAGCTGATGCCGCTGGTACTAAAGCGACCCACCAGCCGCTGA
- a CDS encoding gamma-butyrobetaine hydroxylase-like domain-containing protein, producing the protein MQPKKVRLNREEKSLQLVYLDGEYTLPAELLRVYSPSAEVRGHGTGEGELVHGKLNVGIDTVEAAGRYALKIAFDDGHDTGIYTWGYLRELCEQREELWQSYLQRLERAGRGRDPDESAVKFVG; encoded by the coding sequence ATGCAGCCGAAAAAGGTTCGTCTGAACCGCGAAGAAAAAAGCCTGCAGCTGGTGTACCTCGACGGGGAGTACACCCTGCCGGCGGAACTCCTTCGCGTCTACTCCCCCAGTGCCGAAGTGCGAGGTCACGGCACCGGGGAGGGCGAGTTGGTGCATGGCAAGCTTAACGTCGGTATTGATACGGTCGAGGCCGCTGGCCGCTATGCGTTGAAGATTGCCTTTGACGACGGCCACGATACCGGGATTTACACCTGGGGTTATCTACGTGAGCTGTGTGAACAGCGCGAGGAACTCTGGCAGTCCTACCTGCAGCGTCTTGAGCGGGCCGGCAGGGGGCGGGATCCGGATGAAAGCGCAGTGAAATTTGTTGGCTGA
- a CDS encoding primosomal protein N', with protein sequence MQQADQQGGILRLAVPVPLRRLFDYLPPAGVDAASLHPGQRLWVPFGGRKLLAVLVEKVSESSLANLKPALELVDHQPLFDARSREFMRWAASYYQAPPGELYSAALPAALRKGKPADHWAEQWLTLTTEGKGLPETALARAPKQQALLQRLLSAGPQSRTALRTEGVTTPVIRALEERGLVTWKVGPTVPPPLPAAEPSPSPELNEEQRQVLAEIPAEGFSASLLEGTTGSGKTEVYLRLMDRVLQAGRQALLLVPEIGLTPQTLRRIAARFPGRSIAALHSGLAEGERAQAWLAAAGGQADIVIGTRSAILTPLPRLGVVIVDEEHDGSFKQQDGVRYSARDLAVVLGRMANVPVLLGSATPSLESLHNALTDRYRHLRLRQRAGAARPPQIHVVPTLGQQLEEGFAPQVLRHIGETLDRGEQALVFINRRGFSPALACDDCGWLADCPHCSSKLTLHRRERSLRCHHCDYRRPLVDSCPACHSRSLSALGGGTERSEALLASRFADYPVIRVDRDTTSSKEALDRLLAPARAGEPCLLLGTQMLAKGHHLPKVTLVVIQDADGGLFSADFRASERMGQLLEQVAGRAGRGELAGRVLVQSRYPEHPLLQLLLEKGYGPYARQLLRDRAAAGLPPVRAMALLRAECEEPRWAQEFLEQARAMLESLAPSSPQLQYLGPVPALLERKSGRFRFYVQITAEQRAALPPLLARFCAWAEGNRNRRLRWAVDMDAQELA encoded by the coding sequence TTGCAACAGGCGGATCAACAGGGCGGTATCCTGCGGTTGGCAGTGCCCGTGCCCCTGCGCCGGCTATTCGACTACCTGCCCCCGGCGGGAGTCGATGCCGCCAGCCTGCACCCCGGTCAGCGGCTGTGGGTGCCCTTCGGCGGGCGTAAACTGTTGGCGGTACTAGTTGAAAAGGTGAGTGAATCCTCACTTGCAAACCTGAAGCCGGCCCTGGAGCTGGTCGACCACCAGCCCCTGTTCGATGCTCGCAGCCGGGAATTCATGCGCTGGGCGGCCTCCTACTACCAGGCGCCGCCGGGAGAACTGTATAGCGCCGCGTTGCCGGCGGCCCTGCGCAAGGGCAAGCCCGCCGATCACTGGGCGGAGCAGTGGCTGACACTCACAACCGAGGGTAAGGGGCTGCCCGAGACTGCCCTGGCCCGGGCGCCGAAACAGCAGGCACTGCTACAGAGACTCCTGTCTGCGGGTCCCCAGAGCAGGACCGCGCTGCGCACCGAGGGGGTGACAACACCAGTCATCCGCGCCCTGGAGGAGCGGGGCCTCGTGACCTGGAAAGTGGGCCCCACCGTACCGCCGCCTCTCCCCGCTGCCGAGCCGTCACCATCGCCGGAGCTCAACGAGGAGCAGCGGCAGGTGCTGGCGGAAATTCCCGCCGAGGGCTTTTCGGCGTCCCTGCTGGAGGGTACCACCGGCAGTGGCAAGACCGAGGTGTACCTGCGCCTGATGGATCGCGTACTGCAGGCCGGGCGCCAGGCTCTGTTATTGGTGCCGGAGATCGGCCTCACGCCGCAGACCCTGCGCCGCATCGCCGCCCGCTTTCCCGGCCGCAGCATTGCCGCCCTGCACTCGGGGCTGGCCGAGGGCGAGCGGGCACAGGCATGGCTCGCCGCTGCCGGCGGCCAGGCGGATATCGTAATCGGCACCCGCTCGGCGATTCTCACGCCGCTGCCGCGCCTCGGTGTGGTGATCGTCGATGAGGAGCATGACGGCTCGTTCAAACAGCAGGACGGTGTGCGCTACTCCGCCCGCGACCTGGCGGTGGTGCTCGGGCGGATGGCAAATGTGCCGGTTTTACTGGGCTCGGCAACACCGTCCCTGGAGAGCCTGCACAATGCCCTCACCGACCGCTACCGGCACCTGCGGCTGCGCCAGCGCGCCGGCGCTGCCCGGCCGCCACAGATCCACGTAGTGCCAACCCTCGGCCAGCAGCTGGAGGAAGGCTTTGCGCCCCAGGTACTGCGCCATATCGGCGAAACCCTGGACCGGGGCGAGCAGGCGCTGGTGTTCATCAACCGCCGCGGGTTCTCGCCGGCGCTGGCCTGCGACGACTGCGGCTGGCTGGCGGACTGCCCCCACTGTTCGAGCAAGCTGACCCTGCACCGACGTGAGCGCAGCCTGCGCTGCCACCACTGTGATTACCGCCGTCCCCTGGTGGACAGCTGCCCGGCCTGCCACAGCCGTTCCCTCAGTGCACTCGGTGGCGGCACCGAACGCAGCGAGGCGCTGCTGGCCAGCCGGTTCGCCGACTATCCCGTGATCCGGGTCGACCGCGATACGACCTCGAGCAAGGAGGCGCTGGATCGGCTGCTGGCGCCGGCCCGGGCGGGTGAGCCCTGCCTGTTGCTGGGCACCCAGATGCTGGCCAAGGGCCACCACTTGCCGAAGGTGACGCTGGTGGTCATCCAGGATGCGGATGGCGGTCTGTTCAGCGCCGATTTTCGTGCCTCGGAGCGCATGGGGCAGTTGCTGGAACAGGTGGCCGGTCGCGCAGGGCGCGGCGAGCTGGCGGGCCGGGTTCTGGTGCAGAGCCGCTACCCGGAACATCCCTTACTGCAACTGCTGCTGGAAAAGGGTTACGGCCCCTATGCGCGGCAATTGTTGCGGGACCGGGCCGCCGCGGGCCTGCCGCCGGTGCGCGCCATGGCGCTGTTGCGTGCCGAGTGCGAGGAGCCGCGCTGGGCGCAGGAATTCCTCGAGCAGGCCCGGGCCATGCTCGAGTCACTGGCGCCATCGTCACCTCAGTTGCAATACCTGGGGCCGGTCCCGGCCCTGCTCGAGCGCAAATCCGGGCGTTTCCGCTTTTACGTGCAGATCACAGCGGAGCAGCGCGCGGCTCTGCCACCCCTGCTGGCACGGTTCTGCGCCTGGGCGGAGGGCAACCGCAACCGGCGCCTCCGCTGGGCTGTGGATATGGATGCGCAGGAGCTTGCCTGA
- a CDS encoding thermonuclease family protein, whose protein sequence is MTTPLATAALCARSSQPRKAPWTMVLGAFFCALGLCLPAAADCVLGPADEIVALERVQDGDTLLLKDGRSVRLIGVNAPELARNGHAAEPLAEEALEFAQRFLGGHGLELVYDRDRRDRYGRVLAHVYNYRGESLEAALLAAGLAFHVAIAPNLALAECLSERQTEARRAGRGIWAPGVWPILNAGEVRPGDGGFVLLRGRVREVDRNRFVWLELDGPVAVRLRREGENGQLVRRDWQDKQIEVKGWLVDRGAKYISRFPQNKRWFIAVDSEFTIEFSRE, encoded by the coding sequence ATGACGACCCCCTTGGCGACCGCTGCACTTTGCGCGCGGTCGTCACAGCCGAGAAAGGCACCCTGGACCATGGTCCTCGGTGCCTTTTTTTGTGCCCTGGGCTTGTGCCTGCCAGCGGCGGCCGACTGTGTACTGGGACCGGCAGACGAAATCGTGGCCCTGGAGCGGGTCCAGGACGGTGACACCCTGTTGCTGAAGGATGGCCGCAGTGTGCGCCTCATCGGCGTCAACGCCCCGGAGCTTGCCCGCAACGGCCATGCCGCAGAGCCACTGGCAGAAGAGGCACTGGAGTTCGCCCAACGCTTTCTGGGAGGGCACGGCCTGGAGCTGGTATATGACCGGGACCGCCGCGATCGCTACGGGCGGGTGCTGGCCCACGTCTACAACTATCGCGGCGAAAGCCTGGAGGCGGCACTGCTGGCCGCCGGCCTCGCTTTTCATGTCGCCATCGCCCCCAACCTGGCCCTGGCCGAGTGCCTGTCGGAACGCCAGACCGAAGCCCGCCGAGCCGGGCGCGGTATCTGGGCGCCAGGTGTCTGGCCCATACTCAACGCAGGTGAAGTGCGCCCGGGTGATGGCGGCTTTGTGCTGCTGCGGGGACGGGTGCGCGAAGTAGACCGCAATCGCTTTGTCTGGCTTGAACTGGACGGCCCCGTCGCCGTGCGGCTGCGCCGTGAAGGGGAAAATGGCCAGCTGGTCAGGCGCGATTGGCAAGACAAGCAAATAGAAGTGAAAGGCTGGCTGGTGGACCGAGGGGCGAAATATATATCCCGATTCCCGCAGAATAAACGCTGGTTTATTGCGGTGGACTCCGAATTTACCATTGAATTTAGTAGGGAATGA
- a CDS encoding ACP phosphodiesterase, with protein sequence MNYLAHLLLSGPDPDWRLGGLLGDFVKGPLSGERPPAIEAGIRLHRRIDALSDTHPAYRAALTQLDPHWRRYAGIALDIWFDHLLCQQWSHWHSQPLERYCAQCWQDFRARRRYIPPRAQAFMDRAEQFELLQSYGDLQVIERTLMRVGQRLRRPVPLERTLPELIAAREAMEPQFKTLFQDLNREAERFRQNYSGPTTA encoded by the coding sequence GTGAACTACCTGGCACACCTGCTTCTGTCCGGCCCCGACCCCGACTGGCGGCTGGGCGGACTGCTCGGGGATTTCGTCAAGGGCCCCCTGTCCGGCGAGCGTCCACCTGCCATCGAGGCCGGTATCCGCCTCCACCGGCGCATCGACGCCCTCTCCGATACCCACCCCGCTTATCGTGCCGCGCTGACACAGCTGGATCCGCACTGGCGCCGCTACGCCGGCATTGCACTGGATATCTGGTTCGATCACCTGCTCTGCCAACAGTGGTCCCACTGGCATTCACAGCCCCTCGAACGCTACTGCGCACAGTGCTGGCAAGACTTTCGCGCCCGCAGGCGGTATATTCCGCCGCGCGCGCAGGCGTTTATGGATCGCGCCGAGCAATTTGAGCTGTTACAGAGTTATGGCGACCTACAGGTGATCGAGCGCACACTGATGCGGGTCGGTCAGCGCCTCCGCCGGCCAGTGCCCCTCGAGCGCACTCTGCCGGAGCTCATTGCTGCGCGCGAAGCGATGGAACCGCAATTCAAAACATTGTTCCAAGACTTGAATCGCGAAGCCGAGCGCTTTCGCCAGAATTATTCAGGGCCCACTACAGCATGA
- the gshA gene encoding glutamate--cysteine ligase, with protein sequence MPNHLAALAQPNHLPLLKGIRRGIEKESLRVTPQGALADSSHPEALGSALTHGSITTDFSEALLEFITPPVTTPEAALEDLDQIHRYTYRQIGEERLWVNSMPCRLGADNDIPVARYGSSHSGTMKTVYRLGLGLRYGRTMQTIAGIHYNFSLPDEFWRWLHAQERSEESLGDFKTRRYFDLIRNFRRHYWLLIYLFGAAPAVCGSFVEGREHSLQAFQGNNQSLYAPHATSLRMGDLGYNSDAQKSLIVCYNDLASYLSTLCAAISRPYPPYHQLGVKDTEGHYQQLSTGLLQIENEFYSPIRPKNPAQMGETALSALDNRGVEYIEVRCLDLNPFAPLGIDAQQMRFIDSFLLHCLLKESPKTDEDDYRAVQENQDRIVYRGRDPELKLIHNGGEIALTEWAEKLLAEMQPVSDLLDRAWEGEQYRRALDTQRAKVRGEAKTPAAQILEEMAERGQSFSQWAAEKAEQHRTYFLERPLDDAAEERFHQEARDSLQRQADVEAADTGTFEDYLGKYYAQYIFCQR encoded by the coding sequence GTGCCCAACCATCTGGCCGCCCTGGCCCAGCCCAACCACCTGCCATTACTGAAGGGCATTCGCCGCGGGATCGAAAAGGAGAGCCTGCGGGTGACGCCCCAGGGCGCCCTGGCCGACAGCTCACACCCCGAGGCCCTTGGCTCCGCACTTACCCACGGGTCTATCACTACCGATTTCTCCGAGGCGCTGCTGGAGTTCATCACTCCGCCGGTGACCACACCGGAAGCAGCTCTAGAGGATCTCGACCAGATCCACCGCTACACCTACCGACAGATTGGTGAGGAACGGTTGTGGGTCAACAGCATGCCCTGCCGCCTCGGTGCCGACAACGATATCCCCGTGGCCCGCTATGGCAGCTCCCATAGCGGCACCATGAAGACGGTCTACCGGCTGGGGCTCGGTCTGCGCTATGGGCGCACCATGCAAACCATCGCCGGCATTCACTACAACTTCTCGCTTCCGGATGAATTCTGGCGCTGGCTACATGCTCAGGAGCGCAGTGAAGAGTCGCTGGGCGATTTCAAGACTCGCCGCTATTTCGACCTGATCCGCAATTTCCGCCGCCACTACTGGTTACTGATTTATCTCTTCGGTGCCGCACCTGCGGTATGCGGCTCCTTTGTCGAGGGTCGCGAGCACAGCCTGCAAGCGTTCCAGGGCAATAACCAGAGTCTGTATGCACCCCACGCCACTTCACTGCGCATGGGGGATCTGGGTTACAACAGCGACGCGCAGAAATCGCTGATCGTCTGTTACAACGACCTGGCCAGTTACCTGTCTACTCTCTGTGCTGCCATCAGCCGGCCCTATCCGCCCTACCATCAGCTCGGGGTCAAGGACACCGAGGGGCACTACCAGCAGCTCTCAACTGGCCTGCTGCAGATCGAAAATGAGTTCTACTCGCCGATCCGACCGAAGAATCCCGCCCAAATGGGCGAGACGGCGCTGTCGGCACTGGACAACCGTGGGGTCGAATACATCGAGGTTCGCTGTCTCGACCTCAACCCCTTTGCACCGCTGGGGATCGACGCCCAGCAGATGCGCTTTATCGACAGCTTCCTGCTGCACTGCCTGCTGAAAGAGAGTCCGAAGACAGACGAGGACGACTATCGGGCGGTGCAGGAGAACCAGGACCGTATCGTCTACCGCGGACGCGATCCCGAGCTGAAGCTGATCCACAATGGCGGTGAAATCGCACTCACCGAGTGGGCCGAAAAACTGCTTGCGGAGATGCAGCCGGTTTCCGATCTGCTCGATCGGGCCTGGGAAGGCGAACAGTACCGTCGCGCCCTGGACACCCAGCGGGCCAAGGTGCGCGGTGAGGCCAAGACCCCGGCAGCCCAGATCCTCGAGGAAATGGCCGAGCGCGGACAGAGCTTTTCCCAGTGGGCGGCAGAAAAAGCCGAACAGCACCGCACCTATTTCCTGGAACGCCCCCTGGATGACGCTGCCGAAGAGCGTTTTCATCAAGAGGCCCGGGATTCCCTGCAGCGCCAGGCTGACGTCGAGGCGGCCGATACCGGCACCTTCGAGGACTACCTGGGCAAGTACTATGCCCAGTACATTTTCTGCCAGCGCTGA
- the hslV gene encoding ATP-dependent protease subunit HslV, protein MEQFRGTTILSCRRNGKVVIGGDGQVSMGNTVMKGNARKVRRLYKDRVIAGFAGGTADAFTLFERFEAKLEAHGGQLTRAAVELAKDWRTDRALRRLEALLAVADETASLIVTGNGDVIQPENDLIAIGSGGPFAQSAARALLENTDLDARTIVEQGLKIAGDICVYTNQNHTIEELSF, encoded by the coding sequence GTGGAACAGTTTCGCGGAACCACCATCCTTTCCTGCCGGCGCAATGGCAAGGTCGTCATCGGCGGCGACGGCCAGGTCTCGATGGGCAATACCGTCATGAAGGGCAATGCCCGCAAGGTGCGTCGCCTTTACAAAGACCGCGTGATCGCCGGCTTCGCCGGAGGCACTGCCGACGCCTTTACCCTGTTCGAGCGTTTCGAGGCCAAGCTGGAGGCCCACGGCGGCCAGCTGACCCGCGCAGCGGTAGAGCTGGCCAAGGACTGGCGCACCGACCGCGCCCTGCGTCGTCTGGAAGCGCTGCTGGCTGTGGCGGATGAGACCGCCAGCCTGATCGTCACCGGTAACGGCGACGTGATCCAGCCGGAAAATGACCTGATCGCGATCGGTTCCGGCGGCCCCTTTGCCCAGTCCGCCGCCCGGGCGCTGTTGGAAAATACCGACCTGGATGCGCGCACCATTGTCGAGCAGGGCCTGAAGATCGCCGGCGATATCTGCGTCTATACCAACCAGAACCACACCATCGAAGAGCTGAGCTTTTAA
- the hslU gene encoding ATP-dependent protease ATPase subunit HslU, translating into MSESQMTPREIVHELDRHIVGQKEAKRAVAIALRNRWRRMQVNEELRGEITPKNILMIGPTGVGKTEIARRLAKLAGAPFVKVEATKFTEVGYVGRDVESIVRDLVETAIKLERERAMAGVQQRAMDAAEERVLDALLPPARSTDPTERDSGTRQLFRKKLREGELNEKEIEIDMAVSPMGVEIMAPPGMEEMTNQLQGMFSNMSQGKTRKRKLTVKQAMKQLTDEEAGKLVNDEEIKSRAIHAAEQNGIVFIDEIDKVAKRQDTGGADVSREGVQRDLLPLIEGSTVTTKHGMIKTDHILFIASGAFHLSKPSDLIPELQGRLPIRVELDSLTSADFQRILTEPSASLTEQQKALLMTEGLQLEFAEDGIRRIAEVAFEVNERTENIGARRLHTVLERLLEEISFSAGDGEHKTVTIDAGYVDSHLGELSQNEDLSRFIL; encoded by the coding sequence ATGTCCGAATCCCAGATGACCCCCAGAGAAATCGTCCACGAGCTCGATCGCCATATTGTCGGCCAGAAAGAGGCCAAGCGCGCGGTGGCCATTGCCCTGCGCAATCGCTGGCGCCGGATGCAGGTGAATGAGGAACTGCGCGGGGAAATCACCCCGAAAAATATCCTCATGATCGGCCCCACCGGTGTCGGTAAGACCGAGATCGCTCGTCGCCTGGCCAAGCTGGCCGGTGCGCCTTTCGTCAAGGTGGAAGCGACCAAATTCACCGAGGTGGGCTACGTGGGCCGGGACGTGGAATCCATCGTCCGTGACCTGGTGGAAACAGCGATCAAGCTGGAGCGCGAGCGGGCAATGGCCGGTGTGCAGCAGCGGGCCATGGACGCGGCCGAGGAGCGGGTGCTCGATGCACTGCTGCCACCGGCGCGCAGCACCGACCCCACCGAGCGTGACTCCGGAACCCGTCAGCTGTTCCGCAAGAAGCTGCGCGAGGGTGAGCTGAACGAGAAGGAAATCGAAATCGATATGGCCGTGTCGCCGATGGGGGTGGAGATCATGGCACCTCCCGGCATGGAAGAGATGACCAACCAGCTCCAGGGCATGTTCTCCAATATGTCCCAGGGCAAGACCCGTAAGCGCAAGCTCACCGTCAAGCAGGCCATGAAGCAGCTCACCGATGAGGAGGCTGGCAAGCTGGTCAATGACGAGGAGATCAAGAGCCGTGCGATTCATGCCGCCGAGCAAAACGGTATTGTCTTTATCGACGAGATCGACAAGGTAGCCAAGCGTCAGGACACCGGCGGCGCCGATGTCTCCCGCGAGGGTGTGCAGCGTGACTTGCTGCCGCTGATCGAGGGCTCTACCGTGACCACCAAGCACGGCATGATCAAGACCGACCATATCCTGTTCATCGCCTCGGGTGCCTTCCACCTGTCCAAGCCGTCGGATTTGATTCCGGAATTGCAGGGACGCCTGCCGATCCGGGTGGAGCTGGATTCGCTCACGTCAGCGGATTTCCAGCGTATCCTCACCGAGCCGTCCGCTTCCCTGACCGAACAGCAAAAAGCCCTGTTGATGACGGAGGGGCTGCAGCTGGAATTCGCTGAGGATGGTATTCGCCGTATCGCCGAGGTGGCGTTCGAGGTCAACGAGCGCACCGAGAATATCGGCGCGCGCCGCCTGCATACGGTACTGGAGCGGCTGCTGGAGGAAATCTCCTTCTCCGCCGGCGATGGCGAACACAAGACGGTGACCATCGACGCGGGTTACGTGGACAGCCACCTGGGTGAGCTGAGCCAGAATGAAGACCTTTCCCGGTTTATCCTGTAA
- a CDS encoding malic enzyme-like NAD(P)-binding protein, translated as MTDAKRQAALDYHALPTPGKLSVELTTPAQTQEDLSLAYSPGVAEPVREIAKDPETAYLYTGKGNLVAVISDGSAILGLGNLGPLASKPVMEGKSLLFKRFADINSVDIEVDAPSPEQFIQTVSNIANTFGGINLEDIKAPECFHIEEALIERCQVPVFHDDQHGTAIVTVAGMLNALEIQGKQIENARIVCLGAGAAATACCKLLLAAGARKEQITMLDSRGVIHSGRTDINAYKGEWARDTDMRTLDDAIDGADVFLGVSGPDLLSAEQLAKMAARPIVFACSNPNPEIAPELAHRTRDDLIMATGRSDYPNQVNNVLCFPFIFRGALDVRAVRINEAMKLAAIEAIRKIAHLPVPDSVRAGYGGIELSFGSEYILPKPTDPRLLPEVAAAVARAAVDSGAARLPYPEHYPLAAL; from the coding sequence ATGACGGATGCAAAGCGCCAGGCAGCGCTGGATTACCACGCGCTCCCCACCCCGGGAAAACTCTCGGTTGAACTCACCACCCCGGCCCAAACCCAGGAAGATCTCTCCCTGGCCTACAGCCCTGGTGTGGCGGAACCGGTGCGCGAGATCGCCAAAGACCCGGAAACCGCTTACCTCTACACCGGCAAGGGCAATCTGGTGGCGGTCATCTCCGACGGCAGCGCCATCCTCGGCCTTGGCAACCTGGGCCCGCTTGCATCCAAGCCGGTGATGGAAGGCAAATCGCTGCTGTTCAAGCGCTTTGCTGACATCAATTCCGTGGATATCGAGGTCGATGCGCCGAGCCCGGAGCAGTTTATCCAGACGGTCTCGAATATCGCCAATACCTTCGGTGGCATCAATCTCGAAGACATCAAGGCGCCGGAGTGCTTCCACATCGAAGAGGCCCTGATCGAGCGCTGCCAGGTGCCGGTATTTCACGATGACCAGCACGGTACCGCCATCGTTACCGTGGCGGGTATGCTGAACGCGCTGGAAATCCAGGGTAAGCAGATCGAAAACGCCCGCATCGTCTGCCTCGGCGCCGGTGCTGCCGCCACAGCCTGTTGCAAGCTGCTACTGGCCGCCGGTGCCCGCAAAGAACAGATCACCATGTTGGACAGCCGCGGGGTCATTCACTCCGGGCGTACCGATATCAATGCCTACAAGGGAGAGTGGGCGCGGGATACCGACATGCGCACTCTGGACGATGCCATCGACGGCGCAGACGTGTTCCTGGGCGTATCCGGTCCGGACCTGTTATCCGCCGAGCAACTGGCGAAGATGGCTGCGCGCCCGATTGTCTTCGCCTGCTCCAACCCCAACCCCGAGATTGCGCCGGAACTGGCCCACCGCACCCGTGATGATCTGATCATGGCCACCGGCCGTTCCGACTACCCGAACCAGGTGAACAATGTGCTCTGCTTCCCGTTCATCTTCCGCGGGGCACTGGATGTACGCGCCGTGCGCATCAATGAGGCCATGAAGCTGGCGGCGATCGAAGCCATCCGCAAGATTGCCCACCTGCCGGTGCCGGACTCGGTACGGGCGGGCTATGGCGGCATCGAGCTGTCGTTTGGCTCGGAATATATTCTGCCGAAACCCACCGATCCGCGCCTGCTGCCCGAGGTAGCCGCCGCCGTCGCCAGAGCCGCGGTAGACAGCGGCGCCGCCCGCTTGCCCTATCCGGAACACTACCCCCTGGCAGCCCTCTGA
- a CDS encoding disulfide bond formation protein B, with protein sequence MSLPNPRTTFLLVFLSVVFLLGAAFYLEYVQGLEPCPLCITQRVMLLGVGLVSLVAFLHNPATIGRRFYGLLVSLWSLGGLYFAGRQLWLQSLPEDQVPACGPGISYMIDAFPLGEVIKTLLTGDGNCAEVQWTWLGLSIPGWSAVGFTGLIAFGVWQAFRKQ encoded by the coding sequence ATGAGTCTCCCCAATCCCCGCACCACCTTCCTGCTGGTTTTTCTATCGGTCGTGTTCCTGCTCGGCGCCGCCTTTTATCTCGAGTATGTCCAGGGCCTGGAACCCTGCCCGCTGTGCATCACCCAGCGAGTGATGCTGCTGGGCGTCGGACTGGTCTCCCTGGTCGCATTCCTGCATAACCCCGCGACCATCGGCCGTCGTTTTTATGGTCTGCTGGTCTCCCTGTGGTCTCTGGGCGGCCTGTACTTCGCCGGTCGCCAGCTGTGGCTGCAGAGCCTGCCCGAGGATCAGGTCCCCGCCTGCGGACCCGGCATCAGCTACATGATCGATGCCTTCCCGCTGGGAGAGGTCATCAAGACGCTGCTCACCGGTGATGGCAACTGCGCCGAGGTGCAGTGGACCTGGCTGGGACTCAGCATTCCCGGCTGGTCTGCGGTCGGTTTCACCGGCCTGATCGCCTTCGGTGTCTGGCAGGCATTTCGCAAGCAGTAA
- a CDS encoding DUF2798 domain-containing protein, whose product MAKLSPRFYTLVFALIMSCLMSLLMSGVITAINTGFDPGFLLRWLRAWVVAWVVAFPLVSFIAPLAHRLTRRIVEPAASS is encoded by the coding sequence ATGGCCAAGTTGTCCCCACGCTTTTACACCCTGGTCTTCGCCCTGATCATGTCCTGCCTGATGTCGCTGCTGATGTCCGGGGTGATCACCGCCATCAATACCGGATTCGATCCCGGCTTCCTGCTGCGCTGGCTGCGCGCCTGGGTCGTGGCGTGGGTCGTGGCGTTCCCGCTGGTTTCCTTTATTGCGCCGCTGGCCCACCGGCTCACACGACGCATAGTGGAACCGGCGGCATCGTCCTGA
- the rpmE gene encoding 50S ribosomal protein L31 — translation MKTDIHPNYAEVNATCSCGNVIKTRSTLAKDIQLDVCSQCHPFYTGKQKQATTGGRVDRFKKRFGSRISK, via the coding sequence ATGAAAACCGATATCCATCCGAATTACGCCGAGGTCAATGCAACCTGCTCCTGCGGCAACGTAATCAAGACCCGCTCCACCCTGGCAAAAGACATCCAGCTGGACGTTTGCTCCCAGTGCCACCCGTTCTACACCGGCAAGCAGAAGCAGGCGACCACCGGTGGCCGTGTCGACCGCTTCAAGAAGCGCTTCGGCAGCCGTATCAGCAAGTAA